The Armatimonadota bacterium genome has a window encoding:
- a CDS encoding helix-turn-helix transcriptional regulator, which translates to MDESMWNGVFWNHMVYPELSSDDTEDPALTVAGIHEKALGGDYPDYVVCLCLDDYHTLSSDDRRGALKAVKSVICSYLPQQRRALLGFAHANSLYWCGKLDSLLQTELINQMNSLLKRINESSSLSVTIGVAFLTEESMQSWRYAAQLAVVAQRGKVRWGSNRVFVYDEAAMSPSPFLTTYWRLGESLYRLVRSGDETLVRPVMNDVSHALFTTSYLGLIYLRPILQSMVILMAQGAIEVGVESTEAAADSERYLNEISTTYDYARLKDLLEEAAVSFTAKVHARFYSSANQLSSIADSLIKGDLYDPDLGLHYLARKLGVNASYLSRAFKKSMGVGVVEHINRLRIEKARRLLLDQNLSITDIAFRVGFGSVQHFGRVFRAVECASPSEYRSKHVQPG; encoded by the coding sequence ATGGACGAGTCTATGTGGAACGGCGTGTTTTGGAACCATATGGTCTATCCCGAGCTATCTTCGGACGATACGGAGGACCCGGCGCTCACCGTAGCGGGTATCCATGAAAAAGCGCTGGGCGGCGATTATCCTGACTATGTCGTTTGCCTGTGTCTGGATGATTATCACACCCTCTCGTCCGATGACCGCCGCGGCGCTCTTAAGGCGGTCAAAAGTGTGATATGTTCCTACCTGCCGCAGCAGAGGCGGGCGCTGCTCGGTTTTGCCCATGCCAACTCTCTCTACTGGTGCGGAAAGCTCGACAGCCTTTTGCAGACTGAGCTTATCAACCAGATGAACTCGCTCCTTAAAAGGATCAATGAATCTTCATCACTCTCAGTAACCATAGGCGTTGCATTTTTGACCGAAGAGTCGATGCAGTCATGGAGGTATGCAGCGCAGCTTGCCGTCGTAGCGCAGCGCGGCAAGGTCCGGTGGGGCAGCAATCGAGTGTTTGTGTATGATGAAGCCGCTATGTCTCCATCTCCGTTTCTGACTACATACTGGCGTCTGGGCGAAAGTCTGTATCGGCTCGTACGCAGCGGTGACGAGACGCTGGTCCGGCCTGTGATGAACGATGTTTCGCACGCCCTCTTTACGACAAGCTATCTGGGTCTGATATATCTTCGACCGATCCTGCAGAGCATGGTTATACTGATGGCGCAGGGGGCGATAGAGGTCGGTGTGGAGTCTACCGAGGCCGCCGCCGATTCGGAGCGTTATCTAAACGAGATCTCGACGACTTATGACTACGCCCGTCTAAAAGATTTGCTTGAAGAGGCTGCCGTGAGCTTTACTGCCAAGGTCCATGCGCGCTTTTACTCATCTGCAAACCAGCTTTCTTCCATAGCGGACTCGCTTATAAAAGGCGATTTATACGATCCCGACCTTGGCCTGCACTATCTGGCTCGCAAACTGGGAGTAAACGCTTCATACCTGAGCCGCGCGTTCAAGAAATCAATGGGCGTCGGAGTGGTCGAGCATATAAACCGGCTTCGGATAGAGAAAGCCCGGCGCCTGCTGCTGGACCAAAACCTTTCCATCACCGATATCGCATTCCGAGTCGGATTCGGAAGCGTGCAGCACTTCGGAAGAGTCTTTCGAGCCGTTGAGTGCGCGTCACCCAGCGAATATCGGTCAAAACATGTTCAGCCTGGGTAA